A section of the Ignavibacteriales bacterium genome encodes:
- the nuoK gene encoding NADH-quinone oxidoreductase subunit NuoK, with the protein MDVNFYLILSAFLFTIGVIGVLVRRNAIIIFMCIELMLNAINLSLVAFSSYMGNVSGQIFVFMVLTVAAAEAAIGLAIIISLYRNKDTLNIDELNILKW; encoded by the coding sequence ATAGACGTTAATTTTTACCTCATACTCAGCGCATTTCTATTTACAATTGGTGTCATAGGTGTCCTGGTCCGCAGAAACGCAATAATCATATTCATGTGTATCGAGCTTATGCTAAATGCCATAAACCTCTCTCTTGTGGCGTTTTCCTCTTATATGGGAAACGTTAGCGGACAGATATTTGTGTTCATGGTATTGACCGTTGCGGCAGCTGAGGCGGCAATTGGTCTGGCTATCATTATTTCTCTCTACAGGAATAAGGATACTCTCAATATTGACGAACTCAACATTTTAAAATGGTAG